The following coding sequences are from one Streptomyces sp. NBC_01485 window:
- a CDS encoding FkbM family methyltransferase has protein sequence MRTLYRRLLDLMPRIGVRVTDLGPGTAVVSRRDGPYRATRADKDTWVLRRTRDSARDEVVQGRAVRLGDTGSVLLMDSPDRQDERRLQLAAAEYLCTQHVAAMLELYGVNCVFDVGANTGQYAKRLRGLGYSGRIVSFEPTSETFARLARAAADDPDWHVVQCGLGREETTAEIHIGWQTMNSLLPASDYGKGRYSRFAKADTEEIRVRRLADVMDEALDGLTDPRPYLKMDTQGYDLEVFAGAGERIAEFTGMQSEVAVLRLYEGSPGMGEAVATYEAAGFGITGMYPVTREAATGRVIEFDCVLMRADAAPTP, from the coding sequence ATGCGCACCCTTTATCGACGACTGCTCGACCTGATGCCCCGTATCGGCGTCCGGGTGACCGATCTCGGACCGGGGACGGCGGTGGTCTCCCGACGCGACGGGCCCTACCGGGCGACCCGCGCGGACAAGGACACCTGGGTGCTGAGGCGGACCAGGGACAGCGCGCGGGACGAGGTCGTCCAGGGGCGCGCCGTGCGGCTGGGCGACACCGGCTCCGTGCTCCTCATGGACTCCCCGGACCGGCAGGACGAGCGCAGACTGCAACTGGCGGCGGCCGAATACCTCTGCACCCAGCACGTGGCCGCGATGCTGGAGCTCTACGGCGTGAACTGCGTCTTCGACGTCGGCGCCAACACCGGCCAGTACGCCAAGCGGCTGCGCGGGCTCGGCTACAGCGGCCGGATCGTCTCCTTCGAGCCGACGTCCGAGACGTTCGCCCGGCTGGCGCGGGCCGCCGCGGACGATCCCGACTGGCACGTCGTGCAGTGCGGGCTGGGCCGCGAGGAGACGACCGCGGAGATCCACATCGGCTGGCAGACGATGAACTCCCTGCTCCCGGCGAGCGACTACGGCAAGGGCCGCTACAGCCGGTTCGCGAAGGCCGACACCGAGGAGATCCGGGTCCGCCGGCTGGCGGACGTCATGGACGAGGCGCTGGACGGCCTCACCGATCCGCGCCCCTACCTCAAGATGGACACCCAGGGCTATGACCTGGAGGTGTTCGCCGGGGCCGGGGAGCGGATCGCGGAGTTCACGGGCATGCAGTCCGAGGTCGCCGTGCTGCGGCTCTACGAGGGCAGCCCCGGCATGGGCGAGGCCGTCGCGACGTACGAGGCGGCCGGGTTCGGAATCACCGGCATGTACCCCGTGACGCGCGAGGCTGCCACGGGGCGGGTGATCGAGTTCGACTGCGTACTGATGCGCGCGGACGCGGCGCCCACACCGTAG
- a CDS encoding NAD(P)H-dependent oxidoreductase codes for MSVRILALVGSLRAGSTNRQLAEAAVKVAPEGAEVDLFEGLAEIPFYNEDVDVEGSVPAAAAKLRAAAQTADAFLLFSPEYNGTIPAVLKNAIDWLSRPYGAGAFGGKPVAVVGTAFGQFGGVWAQDEARKAVGIAGGKVIEDLKLSIPGSLTRFAETHPVDDAEVAAQLTEVVARLHGHAGEVAAA; via the coding sequence CCGCGCCGGTTCGACCAACCGCCAGCTCGCCGAGGCGGCCGTCAAGGTCGCTCCCGAGGGCGCCGAGGTCGACCTCTTCGAGGGCCTGGCCGAGATCCCCTTCTACAACGAGGACGTCGACGTCGAGGGCAGCGTCCCCGCAGCCGCCGCGAAGCTGCGTGCGGCCGCCCAGACCGCCGACGCCTTCCTGCTGTTCTCCCCCGAGTACAACGGCACCATCCCGGCCGTCCTGAAGAACGCCATCGACTGGCTGTCCCGCCCCTACGGCGCCGGCGCCTTCGGCGGCAAGCCCGTCGCCGTGGTCGGCACCGCGTTCGGCCAGTTCGGCGGCGTATGGGCGCAGGACGAGGCCCGCAAGGCCGTGGGCATCGCCGGCGGCAAGGTCATCGAGGACCTCAAGCTCTCCATCCCGGGCTCCCTGACCCGCTTCGCCGAGACCCACCCGGTCGACGACGCCGAGGTCGCCGCCCAGCTCACCGAGGTCGTGGCGCGCCTGCACGGCCACGCGGGCGAGGTCGCGGCCGCCTGA